A portion of the Microbacterium sufflavum genome contains these proteins:
- the dnaJ gene encoding molecular chaperone DnaJ, translated as MADHYEVLGVSRDASTDEIKKAYRRLARQLHPDVNPGEDAAERFKLVTHAYDVLSDEESRRRYDMGGGDGAAGNFGGFGGFGDIFETFFGAAQGGGRGARPRSRRERGQDALVRVTLELGDVVFGAHRDIEVDTAVLCETCQGSCCQEGTSPVTCDICGGTGHVQRQVRSLLGNVVTSQPCGTCEGYGTTIPYPCGTCGGQGRVRSRRTVSLDIPAGVETGLRLQLPGSGEVGRAGGPNGDLYVEVTVTPHPAFSREGDDLLATLEVSMTDAILGTDTSIEGLDGEVDLEIRPGVQSGDVLTIKGRGITPLRGTQRGDLRVGVQVVTPTKLDASQRKLIEDFAKKAKAPAPQLAQFQQGLFSKLRDRFRGH; from the coding sequence GTGGCGGACCACTATGAGGTTCTCGGGGTGTCCCGGGACGCTTCCACGGATGAGATCAAGAAGGCGTACCGCCGACTGGCGCGGCAGCTCCACCCGGACGTGAATCCGGGCGAGGACGCGGCCGAGCGGTTCAAGCTCGTCACCCACGCGTACGACGTGCTCAGCGACGAGGAGTCGCGACGCCGCTACGACATGGGCGGCGGGGACGGCGCCGCGGGCAACTTCGGCGGCTTCGGCGGGTTCGGCGACATCTTCGAGACGTTCTTCGGCGCCGCGCAGGGCGGTGGCCGCGGAGCCCGACCCCGGTCGCGGCGCGAGCGCGGTCAAGACGCCCTGGTGCGCGTGACGCTCGAGCTGGGCGACGTCGTGTTCGGCGCACACCGCGACATCGAGGTCGACACCGCGGTGCTGTGCGAGACGTGTCAGGGCTCGTGCTGCCAGGAGGGCACGTCGCCCGTCACGTGCGACATCTGCGGCGGCACCGGCCACGTGCAGCGTCAGGTGCGCAGCCTGCTCGGCAACGTCGTCACCTCGCAGCCGTGCGGCACGTGCGAGGGCTACGGCACCACCATCCCGTATCCGTGCGGCACGTGCGGCGGACAGGGGCGCGTGCGCTCGCGGCGCACCGTGTCGCTCGACATCCCCGCCGGCGTGGAGACCGGACTGCGCCTGCAGCTGCCGGGCTCCGGTGAGGTCGGTCGCGCCGGTGGCCCCAACGGCGACCTGTACGTGGAGGTCACGGTCACCCCGCACCCCGCGTTCAGCCGGGAGGGCGACGACCTCCTCGCGACGCTCGAGGTGTCGATGACCGATGCGATCCTCGGCACCGACACGTCGATCGAGGGCCTGGACGGCGAGGTCGACCTGGAGATCCGCCCCGGTGTGCAGTCCGGCGACGTGCTGACGATCAAGGGCCGCGGCATCACGCCGCTGCGCGGCACCCAGCGCGGCGACCTGCGGGTGGGCGTGCAGGTCGTGACACCCACGAAGCTCGACGCGTCGCAGCGCAAGCTCATCGAGGACTTCGCGAAGAAGGCGAAGGCTCCGGCCCCGCAGCTCGCCCAGTTCCAGCAGGGGCTGTTCTCGAAGCTGCGCGACCGGTTCCGCGGACACTGA
- a CDS encoding 16S rRNA (uracil(1498)-N(3))-methyltransferase — MALHFLVETAGGAAVGDLVTLTGAEAKHAAVVRRLRVGEAVTVGDGRGVWLTGVAEEVSPSRVEVRVQERAESPAPSPRVVLVQALAKGDRDELAVQAACELGVDEIVPWQAGRSISRWEGPKAAKGRERWATIVREAAKQAHRAWVPEVAPVESTAQLAARAAQQRVLLLDPTAPGRLSDLEPDGRDLVLVVGPEGGISAEELERLTAAGAERVLLGDTVLRTSTAGPAAIAVLSVALGRW, encoded by the coding sequence GTGGCGCTCCACTTCCTGGTCGAGACGGCGGGAGGCGCGGCCGTCGGCGACCTGGTCACACTGACCGGCGCCGAGGCGAAGCACGCCGCCGTGGTGCGTCGGCTGCGCGTCGGCGAGGCCGTGACGGTGGGGGACGGCCGCGGCGTGTGGCTGACCGGCGTCGCGGAGGAGGTCTCGCCGTCGCGCGTCGAGGTGCGGGTGCAGGAGCGCGCGGAGTCGCCGGCGCCGTCGCCGAGGGTCGTGCTGGTGCAGGCGCTCGCGAAGGGCGACCGTGACGAGCTCGCGGTGCAGGCGGCGTGCGAGCTCGGCGTGGACGAGATCGTGCCGTGGCAGGCGGGTCGCAGCATCTCGCGCTGGGAGGGGCCCAAGGCCGCGAAGGGTCGCGAGCGCTGGGCGACGATCGTGCGCGAGGCGGCCAAGCAGGCCCATCGCGCATGGGTGCCGGAGGTCGCGCCGGTCGAGTCGACCGCGCAGCTGGCGGCGCGCGCGGCGCAGCAGCGGGTGCTGCTGCTCGACCCGACCGCGCCAGGGCGGCTGTCCGACCTGGAGCCCGACGGCCGCGACCTCGTGCTGGTGGTGGGGCCCGAGGGCGGCATCTCCGCCGAGGAGCTGGAGCGGCTCACGGCGGCGGGCGCGGAGCGCGTGCTCCTCGGCGACACGGTGCTGCGCACGTCCACGGCCGGACCGGCGGCGATCGCGGTGCTGTCGGTCGCTCTCGGCCGCTGGTGA
- a CDS encoding HIT domain-containing protein, whose translation MSEPSIFTRILNGDIPGEILLDAGRVFVIRDINPQAPLHALVIPKTEEYRDVTELAAGDPGLLAEMVAAAKRIADEHANGEYRLIFNNGASAAQSVFHVHAHVLGNLEENKLVGF comes from the coding sequence ATGAGCGAACCCTCGATCTTCACGCGCATCCTGAACGGGGACATCCCCGGTGAGATCCTGCTCGATGCGGGTCGGGTGTTCGTGATCCGCGACATCAACCCGCAGGCTCCGCTGCACGCGCTCGTGATCCCGAAGACCGAGGAGTACCGCGACGTGACGGAGCTCGCGGCGGGTGACCCGGGTCTGCTGGCCGAGATGGTCGCGGCAGCGAAGCGCATCGCCGACGAGCACGCCAACGGCGAGTACCGCCTCATCTTCAACAACGGCGCGAGCGCCGCCCAGTCCGTCTTCCACGTGCACGCCCATGTGCTCGGCAATCTCGAGGAGAACAAGCTCGTTGGCTTCTGA
- a CDS encoding PhoH family protein — protein sequence MVQLLGPQDRLLRMLEREHRDVQVLVRGNEITLTGERDAVAKAKNLVDELLAMTKAGHDLAPSDVSSSARMLRTEGGPRPSEVLGEAILSTRGKVIRPKTLGQKEYVDAIEENTIVFGIGPAGTGKTYLAMAKAVQALQRKEVTRIILTRPAVEAGERLGFLPGTLTDKIDPYLRPLYDALNEMMDPEIVPRLMATGTIEVAPLAYMRGRTLNDSFVVLDEAQNTTPEQMKMFLTRLGFGTKMVVTGDITQVDLPQGSSGLRLVTRVLDGIDDIHFTRLTSDDVVRHSLVGRIVDAYSEYDEKRTAQRFEREQAAEFANRAERRGAQRPGPRDRMPKRGLS from the coding sequence ATGGTGCAGCTGCTCGGTCCGCAGGACCGCCTGCTGCGGATGCTGGAACGCGAGCACCGCGATGTGCAGGTGCTCGTCCGCGGCAACGAGATCACCCTGACGGGCGAGCGCGACGCCGTCGCGAAGGCGAAGAACCTCGTCGACGAGCTGCTGGCGATGACGAAGGCCGGGCACGACCTGGCGCCCAGCGACGTGTCCAGCTCGGCGCGCATGCTCCGCACCGAGGGCGGTCCGCGCCCGAGCGAGGTGCTCGGCGAGGCGATCCTGTCGACCCGTGGCAAGGTGATCCGCCCGAAGACGCTCGGACAGAAGGAGTACGTCGACGCGATCGAGGAGAACACGATCGTGTTCGGCATCGGCCCGGCCGGTACCGGAAAGACCTACCTGGCGATGGCGAAGGCCGTGCAGGCGCTGCAGCGCAAGGAGGTCACGCGCATCATCCTCACCCGTCCGGCGGTGGAGGCGGGGGAGCGGCTGGGGTTCCTGCCCGGCACGCTCACCGACAAGATCGACCCGTACCTGCGCCCGCTGTACGACGCGCTGAACGAGATGATGGACCCGGAGATCGTGCCGCGCCTGATGGCCACGGGGACGATCGAGGTGGCGCCGCTCGCGTACATGCGCGGTCGCACGCTCAACGACTCGTTCGTGGTGCTCGACGAGGCGCAGAACACCACGCCGGAGCAGATGAAGATGTTCCTGACGCGGCTGGGCTTCGGCACCAAGATGGTCGTCACGGGCGACATCACCCAGGTCGACCTGCCGCAGGGGTCTTCGGGACTGCGGCTCGTGACGCGGGTGCTCGACGGGATCGACGACATCCACTTCACCCGGCTGACCAGCGACGACGTGGTGCGGCACTCGCTCGTGGGGCGCATCGTCGACGCGTACAGCGAGTACGACGAGAAGCGCACGGCGCAGCGGTTCGAGCGCGAGCAGGCCGCGGAGTTCGCCAACAGGGCCGAGCGCCGCGGGGCGCAGCGACCAGGACCACGCGACCGGATGCCGAAACGGGGGCTCTCATGA
- the ybeY gene encoding rRNA maturation RNase YbeY, with amino-acid sequence MIEINNESAIDVDETVLQRLTDFNLEQLHVSPDAEVAIVLVDEGAMEALHVQWMDEPGPTDVLSFPMDELRPGTEDRPTPPGLLGDIVLCPQVAETQAQAAGHTLMDELILLTTHGLLHLLGFDHAEPEEEREMFGLQKQLIQGFAVSERRRR; translated from the coding sequence ATGATCGAGATCAACAACGAGTCGGCGATCGACGTCGACGAGACGGTGCTGCAGCGGCTCACCGACTTCAACCTGGAGCAGCTGCACGTCAGCCCGGACGCCGAGGTGGCGATCGTGCTCGTCGACGAGGGCGCCATGGAGGCGCTGCATGTGCAGTGGATGGACGAGCCGGGCCCGACCGACGTGCTCAGCTTCCCGATGGACGAGCTGCGCCCCGGCACCGAGGACCGCCCGACGCCTCCCGGCCTGCTGGGCGATATCGTGCTGTGCCCGCAGGTGGCGGAGACCCAGGCGCAGGCGGCCGGCCACACCCTGATGGACGAGCTGATCCTGCTCACCACGCACGGTCTGCTGCACCTGCTCGGCTTCGATCACGCGGAGCCGGAGGAGGAGCGGGAGATGTTCGGACTCCAGAAGCAGCTGATCCAGGGCTTCGCCGTGTCCGAGCGCCGCCGCCGATGA
- a CDS encoding hemolysin family protein — protein MTEILLLIAAVLLVAFGGLMAAIDAAYGVTSRAGLADLATEGRRAKALERIAADLDAHVNAVAFIRVLAEVTAAVLVTVAFTIMFESIWWAMLAAAILMTGITFVLVGASPRTFGHQHAEAMIRGSAGIVRGLRIILGPLAQGLVVLGNRVTPGTGRSSFSSEDQLLSMVDEAASNDLIEEDDRDLIHSVFDFTDQFVRAVMVPRTEMVTVDAEATTDEAMSLFLQRGVSRMPVVDDEADDVVGVLYLKDLVQFAYRDDLAWRAASIRPIARPATFVPESMRAETLLQQMKRDAVHVCLVIDEHGGISGLVTLEDLIEELVGEISDEYDQVSAEFVDLGAGRYRVSSRLSLEDVGDLFGLELEDEDVDSIGGLLGKALGQVPQPGATAVVDGLVLTGGASRGRGRGIATVFVERAAVADEVQEEGERRDD, from the coding sequence ATGACGGAGATCCTGCTGCTGATCGCCGCCGTGCTGCTGGTGGCCTTCGGCGGCCTCATGGCTGCGATCGACGCGGCCTACGGCGTCACGTCCCGGGCCGGCCTCGCAGATCTGGCGACCGAGGGGCGACGGGCGAAGGCGCTCGAGCGGATCGCCGCCGACCTCGACGCGCACGTCAACGCGGTCGCGTTCATCCGTGTGCTCGCGGAGGTCACCGCGGCCGTGCTCGTCACGGTGGCGTTCACGATCATGTTCGAGAGCATCTGGTGGGCGATGCTCGCCGCGGCCATCCTGATGACGGGCATCACGTTCGTGCTCGTCGGCGCCAGTCCGCGCACGTTCGGCCACCAGCACGCTGAGGCCATGATCCGCGGGAGCGCGGGCATCGTGCGCGGTCTGCGCATCATCCTCGGCCCGCTCGCCCAGGGGCTGGTCGTGCTCGGCAACCGGGTCACGCCCGGCACGGGTCGCAGCTCGTTCTCGAGCGAGGACCAGCTGCTGAGCATGGTCGACGAGGCCGCGTCGAACGACCTCATCGAGGAGGACGACCGCGATCTCATCCACTCGGTGTTCGACTTCACCGACCAGTTCGTGCGGGCGGTGATGGTGCCGCGCACCGAGATGGTCACCGTGGACGCGGAGGCCACCACCGACGAGGCCATGTCGCTGTTCCTGCAGCGCGGGGTGTCGCGCATGCCGGTCGTGGACGACGAGGCCGACGACGTGGTCGGGGTGCTGTATCTGAAGGATCTGGTGCAGTTCGCCTACCGCGACGACCTGGCCTGGCGCGCGGCGTCGATCCGCCCGATCGCCCGCCCCGCGACGTTCGTGCCGGAGTCGATGCGCGCCGAGACGCTGCTGCAGCAGATGAAGCGCGACGCGGTGCACGTGTGCCTGGTGATCGACGAGCACGGCGGGATCTCCGGGCTTGTGACCCTGGAGGACCTGATCGAGGAGCTCGTCGGCGAGATCTCCGACGAGTACGATCAGGTATCCGCGGAGTTCGTGGATCTCGGTGCCGGACGCTACCGCGTCAGCTCCCGGCTGTCGCTGGAAGACGTCGGCGACCTGTTCGGCCTCGAGCTCGAGGATGAGGACGTCGACTCGATCGGCGGTCTGCTCGGCAAGGCGCTCGGACAGGTGCCGCAGCCCGGGGCGACGGCGGTCGTGGACGGTCTGGTCCTCACCGGCGGGGCCTCTCGGGGGCGCGGCCGCGGGATCGCGACGGTGTTCGTCGAGAGGGCCGCGGTGGCGGACGAGGTGCAGGAAGAAGGAGAGCGACGCGATGACTGA
- the era gene encoding GTPase Era: MTEDTRSGFVTFVGRPNVGKSTLTNALVGDKIAITSEKPQTTRRAIRGILNRPDGQLVIVDTPGIHKPRTLLGERLNDLVEQVLGDVDVIGFCVPATEKVGPGDRRIAASLDGYPRAQKIAIVTKTDAAGRDEITERLMEVDSLREDWAAVIPLSALTRDQLDVLADEILQLMPEGPALYPAGITTDESNEDRIAEIIREAALDGVRDELPHSIAVVVDDIAPREDSDLTDVHASIVVERDSQKAIIIGHKGSRLRDVGARARTGIEELLGTRVFLGLHVKVAKEWQRDPKQLGRLGF, encoded by the coding sequence ATGACTGAGGACACCCGGAGCGGATTCGTGACCTTCGTCGGTCGACCGAACGTCGGCAAGTCCACCCTGACGAACGCGCTGGTGGGCGACAAGATCGCGATCACGAGCGAGAAGCCGCAGACGACGCGGCGCGCGATCCGCGGCATCCTGAACCGCCCGGACGGGCAGCTCGTGATCGTGGACACTCCCGGCATCCACAAGCCGCGCACCCTCCTGGGCGAGCGTTTGAACGACCTGGTGGAGCAGGTGCTGGGCGACGTCGACGTGATCGGGTTCTGCGTGCCGGCGACCGAGAAGGTCGGACCGGGCGATCGTCGCATCGCCGCCTCGCTCGACGGCTACCCGCGTGCGCAGAAGATCGCGATCGTCACGAAGACCGATGCGGCGGGGCGCGACGAGATCACGGAGCGCCTCATGGAGGTCGACTCGTTGCGCGAGGACTGGGCGGCCGTCATCCCGCTCTCGGCACTGACGCGCGATCAGCTCGATGTGCTCGCCGACGAGATCCTGCAGCTCATGCCCGAGGGACCCGCGCTGTATCCGGCCGGGATCACGACGGACGAGTCGAACGAGGACCGCATCGCCGAGATCATCCGCGAGGCGGCGCTCGACGGCGTGCGCGATGAGCTCCCGCACTCGATCGCCGTGGTCGTGGACGACATCGCCCCCCGCGAGGACAGCGACCTGACGGACGTGCACGCGTCGATCGTGGTGGAGCGCGACAGCCAGAAGGCGATCATCATCGGCCATAAGGGCTCGCGGTTGCGCGACGTGGGCGCTCGCGCAAGGACGGGCATCGAGGAGCTGCTGGGCACGCGGGTGTTCCTCGGACTGCACGTCAAGGTCGCGAAGGAGTGGCAGCGCGACCCCAAGCAGCTCGGCCGACTCGGGTTCTGA
- a CDS encoding RNA polymerase sigma factor: MSGRSEDPNTLRHEVFTRVFDEHWAAVRHHIEGVVGDDDEVTEIVSEVFLAAWSRPRPSRPPGRVWLLREADRRLRTRGRRGATRLRALDALHNGLSGDPAPLGLVGRSEVLHAVGTLSPAQRRIIMLTYWDGLTVGEIAELVRASESRVRKTLRLAEDRLRAALGLEGTDTRDA, encoded by the coding sequence ATGAGCGGCCGCAGCGAGGACCCGAACACGCTGCGGCACGAGGTCTTCACACGAGTGTTCGACGAGCACTGGGCGGCGGTGCGCCACCACATCGAGGGCGTGGTCGGTGACGACGACGAGGTCACCGAGATCGTGTCGGAGGTGTTCCTGGCCGCGTGGTCGCGTCCGCGACCGAGTCGTCCGCCCGGTCGGGTGTGGCTGCTGCGCGAGGCCGACCGTCGTCTGCGCACCCGTGGTCGACGGGGGGCGACCCGGCTCAGGGCACTCGATGCGCTGCACAACGGGCTGTCCGGCGACCCGGCGCCGCTGGGGCTCGTCGGCCGCAGTGAGGTGCTGCACGCGGTGGGTACCCTCAGCCCGGCCCAACGGCGTATCATCATGCTCACGTATTGGGATGGACTCACGGTGGGGGAGATCGCGGAGCTGGTGCGCGCATCGGAGTCACGGGTACGGAAGACGTTGCGTCTGGCGGAGGATCGGCTTCGCGCGGCGCTGGGCCTGGAGGGGACGGATACGCGTGATGCCTGA
- a CDS encoding RNA polymerase sigma factor, producing MFTAIYAQHWAAVQRHVECTLDDDAEVAEVVADVFLLAWRKLDPACPLGLVWLLRACDNKLKDRDRSERAHARAIDAVRTGHRAPQGDLLDALAVRRAIDTVLTPRERRIVILAYWDRLAAGEIAELLRCSQGTVWTTLSRARRKLQSELGLSPIASAPRVEALSIARAGNTLRPSISAPGV from the coding sequence GTGTTCACCGCGATCTACGCCCAGCACTGGGCCGCCGTGCAACGACATGTGGAGTGCACGCTCGACGATGACGCGGAGGTGGCCGAGGTGGTCGCCGACGTGTTCCTCCTCGCCTGGCGCAAGCTGGATCCGGCGTGCCCGCTCGGATTGGTGTGGTTGCTGCGGGCATGCGACAACAAGCTCAAGGATCGCGACCGGAGTGAGCGAGCCCATGCGAGAGCGATCGACGCCGTCCGCACCGGGCACCGGGCGCCGCAGGGCGACCTGCTCGACGCGCTCGCGGTGCGTCGAGCGATCGACACGGTGCTGACGCCGCGAGAGCGTCGGATCGTGATTCTCGCGTACTGGGACCGGTTGGCCGCCGGCGAGATCGCTGAGCTTCTGCGGTGCAGCCAGGGAACCGTCTGGACGACCCTCAGCCGGGCGCGACGGAAGCTGCAGAGCGAGCTCGGCCTGTCGCCGATCGCGAGTGCTCCGCGGGTCGAGGCCCTGTCCATTGCACGAGCCGGCAATACCTTACGGCCGAGTATTTCCGCTCCGGGGGTGTAG
- a CDS encoding quinone oxidoreductase family protein, whose amino-acid sequence MAKHWVATAAGSPESWEFEEYDPAAPREGEVTIRVRAAGVNPADAKHVAAARPGVEFPVPIGYEVSGELTAIGPATRIGSGAAEVGDEVVAFRVQGGYASEVTVPAAKVFAKPTTLTHPEAANLLLVGTTAAEMLAVTGTAPGETVLLHGASGAVGVSVLQQARLREVRVIGTAAPDRFDEVRRFGGIPVAYGPGLADRVTALTDGPIAAALDAVGTDEAIDVSLALVADRRRIVTIANFARASADGLLAIAGSMPDSARFRDEVRSELLALAQNRDLVVPVARTFPLAEAPAAHRLLSTGHPGGKLALIPEDR is encoded by the coding sequence ATGGCGAAGCACTGGGTGGCGACGGCGGCGGGGTCTCCGGAGTCGTGGGAGTTCGAGGAGTACGACCCCGCGGCGCCGCGCGAGGGCGAGGTCACGATCCGCGTCCGCGCGGCCGGGGTGAATCCGGCCGATGCGAAGCATGTCGCGGCAGCTCGTCCGGGGGTCGAGTTCCCGGTGCCGATCGGGTACGAGGTGTCGGGCGAGCTCACGGCCATCGGCCCCGCGACTCGCATCGGCTCCGGTGCGGCCGAGGTCGGCGACGAGGTCGTGGCCTTCCGCGTGCAGGGCGGTTATGCGTCCGAGGTGACCGTGCCCGCCGCGAAGGTGTTCGCGAAGCCGACGACGCTCACGCATCCCGAGGCCGCGAACCTCCTGCTCGTCGGCACGACGGCGGCCGAGATGCTCGCGGTAACCGGTACGGCGCCGGGCGAGACGGTCCTGCTGCACGGGGCGTCGGGAGCGGTGGGGGTCAGCGTGCTGCAGCAGGCGCGGCTGCGCGAGGTACGAGTGATCGGCACCGCCGCGCCGGACCGCTTCGATGAGGTACGACGCTTCGGGGGGATCCCGGTCGCGTACGGCCCGGGTCTCGCCGACCGGGTGACCGCACTGACGGACGGCCCGATCGCTGCGGCGCTCGACGCCGTGGGCACCGACGAGGCGATCGACGTGTCCCTCGCCCTGGTGGCCGATCGCCGCCGCATCGTCACGATCGCGAACTTTGCGCGGGCCTCCGCCGACGGGCTTCTGGCGATCGCAGGGTCGATGCCCGATAGCGCCCGCTTCCGCGATGAGGTGCGCAGCGAACTCCTCGCGCTCGCGCAGAACCGCGACCTCGTGGTCCCGGTCGCCCGCACGTTCCCGCTCGCCGAGGCACCGGCCGCGCACCGGCTGCTCTCCACCGGTCACCCCGGCGGCAAGCTCGCGCTGATCCCCGAGGACCGCTGA
- the leuA gene encoding 2-isopropylmalate synthase — translation MQNTQRPSAMPIHKYRPFHEQITVHLPDRTWPDARITEAPRWCAVDLRDGNQALIDPMSPERKRVMFELLVSMGYKEIEVGFPSASQTDFDFVRQLIEENLIPDDVTIQVLTQAREHLIARTYEAIAGAKQAIVHLYNSTSVLQREVVFRTDKQGIIDIALEGARLCRKFEKTIPDTQVYYEYSPESYTGTELEFAVDVCNQVIEIFEPTPDRKVIINLPATVEMATPNIYADSIEWMSRHLAHRENVILSLHPHNDRGTAIAAAELGYMAGADRIEGCLFGNGERTGNVDLVALGINMFTQGIDPQIDFSDIDQVKRTVEYCNQLPVPERSPWAGDLVFTAFSGSHQDAIKKGFEAMAAKAEAQGVTVDEIEWAVPYLPVDPKDLGRSYEAVIRVNSQSGKGGVAYLLKSDHAIDLPRKLQIEFSGVVQAKTDAEGGEVTSEQIWSIFTDEYLPATDTEAKWGRFELLATQTRSDMSGDVVLDVVLRDDDQEVAVSGNGNGPVAAFVEVLRGQGFDITVYDYVEHALSAGGDAQAAAYVELQVGDQRLWGVGIDGDISTASLKAIVSGVNRSIRTRQQELAAV, via the coding sequence ATGCAGAACACTCAGCGCCCGTCCGCGATGCCGATCCACAAGTACCGGCCCTTCCACGAGCAGATCACCGTCCACCTGCCCGACCGCACGTGGCCCGACGCCCGCATCACCGAAGCCCCGCGCTGGTGCGCGGTCGACCTCCGCGACGGCAACCAGGCCCTCATCGATCCGATGTCCCCCGAGCGCAAGCGCGTCATGTTCGAGCTGCTCGTGAGCATGGGGTACAAGGAGATCGAGGTCGGCTTCCCCTCGGCCAGCCAGACCGACTTCGACTTCGTGCGCCAGCTCATCGAAGAGAACCTGATCCCCGACGACGTCACGATCCAGGTGCTGACTCAGGCGCGCGAGCACCTGATCGCCCGCACCTACGAGGCCATCGCCGGCGCGAAGCAGGCCATCGTCCACCTCTACAACTCCACGAGCGTTCTGCAGCGCGAGGTGGTCTTCCGCACCGACAAGCAGGGCATCATCGACATCGCCCTCGAGGGCGCCCGCCTGTGCCGGAAGTTCGAGAAGACGATCCCCGACACGCAGGTCTACTACGAGTACTCGCCGGAGAGCTACACGGGCACCGAGCTCGAGTTCGCGGTCGACGTGTGCAACCAGGTCATCGAGATCTTCGAGCCGACGCCCGACCGCAAGGTGATCATCAACCTGCCTGCCACGGTCGAGATGGCCACGCCGAACATCTACGCCGACTCGATCGAGTGGATGAGCCGCCACCTGGCCCACCGCGAGAACGTGATCCTGTCGCTGCACCCGCACAACGACCGGGGCACCGCGATCGCCGCCGCCGAGCTGGGCTACATGGCCGGCGCCGACCGCATCGAGGGCTGCCTGTTCGGCAACGGCGAGCGCACGGGCAACGTCGACCTGGTGGCACTGGGCATCAACATGTTCACGCAGGGCATCGACCCGCAGATCGACTTCAGCGACATCGACCAGGTCAAGCGCACGGTCGAGTACTGCAACCAGCTGCCCGTGCCGGAGCGCAGCCCGTGGGCCGGCGACCTCGTGTTCACGGCGTTCAGCGGCTCGCACCAGGACGCGATCAAGAAGGGCTTCGAGGCGATGGCGGCGAAGGCCGAGGCGCAGGGCGTCACGGTCGACGAGATCGAGTGGGCCGTGCCCTACCTGCCGGTCGACCCGAAGGACCTGGGCCGCTCGTACGAGGCCGTCATCCGCGTGAACTCCCAGTCGGGCAAGGGTGGCGTCGCCTACCTGCTGAAGTCCGACCACGCGATCGATCTGCCCCGCAAGCTCCAGATCGAGTTCTCCGGCGTCGTGCAGGCCAAGACCGATGCCGAGGGCGGCGAGGTGACGAGCGAGCAGATCTGGTCGATCTTCACCGACGAGTACCTGCCGGCGACCGACACCGAGGCGAAGTGGGGCCGCTTCGAGCTGCTGGCCACGCAGACCCGCAGCGACATGTCGGGTGACGTGGTGCTCGACGTGGTGCTGCGCGACGACGACCAGGAGGTCGCGGTCTCCGGCAACGGCAACGGTCCGGTGGCCGCCTTCGTCGAGGTGCTGCGCGGACAGGGCTTCGACATCACGGTGTACGACTACGTCGAGCACGCTCTCAGTGCGGGCGGCGACGCGCAGGCTGCGGCCTACGTCGAGCTGCAGGTGGGGGACCAGCGTCTGTGGGGTGTCGGCATCGACGGCGACATCTCGACCGCGTCGCTCAAGGCGATCGTGTCGGGTGTGAACCGGTCGATCCGCACGCGCCAGCAGGAGCTCGCGGCGGTCTGA
- a CDS encoding VOC family protein, which yields MNITQTALSLNVPDIAASAAFATTHFGFTEAMSAEGFVSLEHPGSPPNLIFLQTGLPTFRPEEIAGSAGQGTLLVFVVDDIDAAFARIAAAGARVVTPPETEPWGERYCQFADPNGLIWQLVQWV from the coding sequence ATGAACATCACCCAGACCGCCCTCTCGCTCAACGTGCCCGACATCGCCGCCTCCGCGGCCTTCGCCACCACCCACTTCGGATTCACGGAGGCCATGTCCGCCGAGGGCTTCGTGTCGCTCGAGCACCCCGGTTCCCCGCCGAACCTGATCTTCCTGCAGACCGGGCTTCCCACGTTCCGCCCGGAGGAGATCGCTGGATCGGCAGGCCAGGGCACGCTGCTGGTGTTCGTCGTGGACGACATCGACGCCGCCTTCGCCCGCATCGCCGCCGCCGGCGCCCGCGTCGTCACACCGCCGGAGACCGAGCCGTGGGGCGAGCGCTACTGCCAGTTCGCCGACCCCAACGGCCTCATCTGGCAGCTGGTGCAGTGGGTCTGA